One genomic region from Polynucleobacter sp. MWH-P3-07-1 encodes:
- a CDS encoding flagellar motor protein MotB encodes MFNQRSSKKSYKDEGEKPFWISYSDLMTACMTLFLVVMAANIIMIKTKYLPEYEAAAKREQSISDCAKKLQKNANQEFPGKAQIEYNKGDAIRIDLGSIVKFQEKSNEISPEASKFLRQYIPAVLKTVKENQCQDYFRRVIVEGYTSKTGNYMTNLDLSLKRSREVVCELAKNDPDGSGGLSLDEKNQVKRLFLVGGFSFNSQKRSDEESRRAELKLEFWQLGDDKKRQQESTIDLSGKDFGVCPSQTY; translated from the coding sequence ATGTTTAATCAAAGATCTTCTAAGAAGTCATATAAGGATGAGGGTGAAAAGCCTTTTTGGATTTCGTATTCAGATCTGATGACTGCTTGTATGACCCTTTTTTTAGTGGTCATGGCTGCCAACATTATTATGATTAAGACCAAATATCTTCCGGAATACGAGGCTGCCGCCAAGAGGGAGCAATCAATCTCGGACTGCGCTAAAAAACTTCAGAAGAATGCAAATCAAGAATTTCCTGGAAAAGCCCAGATCGAATACAACAAAGGGGATGCAATAAGGATTGATCTGGGTTCCATTGTTAAATTCCAGGAAAAGTCCAATGAAATTAGTCCAGAGGCTTCAAAATTTTTACGACAATATATCCCGGCCGTATTAAAAACAGTTAAAGAAAATCAGTGTCAAGATTATTTTCGACGTGTAATTGTTGAGGGATACACAAGTAAAACGGGTAACTATATGACTAATCTTGATCTTTCTTTAAAAAGAAGTAGGGAGGTCGTTTGTGAGCTTGCAAAGAATGACCCCGATGGTTCAGGTGGCTTATCTCTTGATGAAAAAAATCAAGTGAAGAGACTTTTCTTGGTTGGTGGGTTCTCCTTCAATTCGCAAAAAAGAAGCGATGAAGAAAGTAGACGGGCGGAATTGAAGCTAGAATTCTGGCAATTAGGCGACGATAAAAAGAGACAACAAGAGTCAACAATAGATTTATCGGGGAAAGATTTTGGTGTATGTCCTTCGCAAACCTACTAA
- a CDS encoding EH signature domain-containing protein has translation MSFANLLKNSLADLNNTFQFELKSDRGESYPKLSKIHKKITDEFTFILKPKDEVAYAAARSFLDGSLSGDVGEYEIISFVLTKPISELGGISVASDGVKLRTLFDRYTTEFENDKIDGIFWFGVFQSYFQAQKINYEGDTFFNSQRAIRNFLAKTWPYVKKNATFSTNWMKSIEANQHLLGESPCEIYGAEWLAGSEVRVKQIKQELHIPDASWFWEEFFKSCLKASLSQSDAKFKESIPLIISLLRRHPSYLDNGLRALLDRYRASSDIRVHRELKEFALETWKSPKLRNTGASKWIHVSDPTWRMVLTWVQEANLRLFFELLKRRGVPDPHGRLDFWMQYINQITFTRLVLGEDMRRYLTAHPELKEHFKNDVESYANLMGAKGESSLDAFIMEISGHLIVEFNPHGGCYIYQKGENKFNVNAVSLDASTSSKGLKERYYTGSAKGPDIVHREGWQYKARTYQLPAFGIFDDVRAGKVSSGTITFSIDKYF, from the coding sequence ATGTCCTTCGCAAACCTACTAAAAAATTCTCTTGCTGATTTAAATAATACTTTTCAATTTGAGTTGAAAAGTGATCGTGGTGAGAGCTATCCTAAGCTATCCAAGATTCATAAAAAAATAACAGATGAATTTACTTTTATTCTAAAGCCAAAGGATGAAGTTGCTTATGCAGCGGCACGCAGTTTTCTTGATGGCTCCTTAAGTGGTGATGTAGGTGAGTACGAAATAATTTCATTTGTTCTTACAAAACCCATTTCTGAATTAGGTGGAATATCTGTTGCCTCAGATGGTGTAAAGCTAAGGACTCTCTTCGATCGTTATACAACTGAGTTTGAGAATGACAAGATTGATGGAATCTTTTGGTTTGGAGTTTTTCAATCTTACTTTCAAGCACAAAAGATAAATTACGAGGGTGATACTTTTTTTAATTCCCAACGGGCTATACGTAATTTCTTGGCTAAAACTTGGCCTTATGTAAAAAAGAATGCAACCTTTTCAACTAATTGGATGAAAAGTATTGAGGCAAACCAACATTTACTTGGAGAGTCGCCATGTGAGATTTATGGTGCTGAGTGGCTTGCTGGTAGCGAGGTTCGGGTTAAGCAAATTAAACAAGAGTTGCATATTCCGGATGCAAGCTGGTTTTGGGAGGAATTCTTTAAGTCCTGCTTGAAAGCTTCTTTATCTCAATCTGATGCCAAGTTTAAAGAATCTATACCCCTAATTATTTCCTTGTTGAGGCGACACCCATCCTATTTGGATAATGGTTTGCGCGCCTTGTTGGATAGGTATAGGGCATCCTCAGATATACGGGTTCACAGGGAACTTAAAGAATTTGCTTTAGAGACTTGGAAAAGCCCCAAGCTGCGGAATACTGGAGCTTCAAAATGGATCCATGTATCGGATCCCACATGGCGCATGGTATTGACGTGGGTGCAAGAAGCCAATCTCAGACTATTCTTTGAACTGCTCAAGCGCCGAGGTGTTCCGGATCCACATGGAAGACTTGATTTTTGGATGCAGTATATAAATCAAATAACCTTCACCCGACTTGTGTTGGGTGAGGATATGCGCAGATATTTGACGGCACATCCAGAGTTAAAAGAGCACTTTAAAAATGATGTCGAGTCATACGCCAATCTAATGGGCGCTAAAGGTGAGTCATCGCTAGATGCATTCATTATGGAAATCAGCGGACATTTAATTGTTGAGTTCAATCCTCATGGTGGATGCTACATCTATCAAAAAGGGGAAAATAAATTTAATGTAAATGCGGTCAGTCTTGATGCATCTACAAGCTCAAAAGGTTTAAAAGAGCGTTATTACACTGGTAGCGCCAAAGGTCCTGACATTGTGCACAGAGAGGGATGGCAATATAAAGCTAGAACCTATCAGTTGCCTGCATTTGGCATCTTTGATGATGTCCGAGCTGGTAAAGTGAGCTCAGGAACAATCACATTTTCAATTGACAAATATTTCTAA
- a CDS encoding SNF2-related protein, with translation MNFLSRLFKSHPEVKNVFDGMSNSPASQNLIQPSFFYDAVSYSTGAHNALSTPSELMDIATDPAKGSQQLIYLAQLVSDGIAILNGSDVVISWAHLYALEADIDHEDSIYLLSLPQIDKSSPVLGEVGTVADKFFRLRIDGWREASGRSIRLRKCLGGAFVDGSTYSLQTKESWELIDFITRHQGFEDQSRSQSDNEILWGEARKLALLAKAELSPYLFSTIVLVPSLLKMRYIRAQALGTSVVTIEPYFDGAPDNWMGQFDAFKFIPEHSDFPTATGKTRVIFPEAIRDVLTVIKTQFDGRKVAGSKAEAFLRNPFAYLGEAASKVLDEKQIQEAKEEAGIYSTRITLFPDIQKGTIVSVTATIYQNLEDGMAKADRSIISTAHELNLLIQEIESALSEERQFFTWRNFVIDVDGDLYQTLDSAKVWFNVWKDQVKNFIDFNDIYALDNYGGRIDGIGVAKPIYSAYIKKEGGDDSSWAPPLLGVSLTPGSAPVFIAVDEIWVTEFEAKIEQAKAAGVDKVADPRLPIPLSIPEAIDLVKELKVLLGIIGSGGDPLPPGPTPPGPTPPGPTPPGPTPPGPTPPGPTPPGPTPPSPNPPGKGRKETLLVKVNITQLDYSETAAEEMRAAILKVPEGFSPQLPTDLKSEIKLKKHQLDGLAWMQYLYSKAPEYCRGALLADDMGLGKTLQLLSLLSWFYERNPEAPPSLIVAPPVLMQNWKNEAKNFFNNFPEILLLHADGLSARRQPKQFIDQSLLDKKIANLLTPNWLGSAKVVLTTYETVRDYEFSLARQEFTFMICDEAQKIKTPNAQSTTAAKKQKAKFRIACTGTPVENSLADLWCLFDFIQPGLLGALDEFGRTYRKPIEAKEAGDEKAAEVIENLRAIVSPQILRRMKSDIADELPQKILVSNDEYEFDGALRKRLSVPISNHQRNLYAQGLRQIAAAAQEKDARRRSNISFAVLHFVRALCSEPYCLPKTTFAIDTNGVDTHLNNAPKLKWLLSTLEMIAQKQEKVIIFTDIKEIQRSLVLFIRKRFDFSAQIINGDIDDRQDLIDAFQSRDGFGVIILSPLAVGFGVNIVSANHVIHFTRTWNPAKEGQATDRAYRIGQTKDVYVYCPTITAEDFVTFDAKLDRLMTLKMDLAGDMLDGVGSDIPSGTLMPDSGPGGIKVDADKLVDINRVDTLDGATFEVFCQLLFGAYPNKAYITQKQRGDGGIDIVVIGIDGKGMIGQCKHSTQDELGWDAVKEVTAGSPAYQARHPGVIFQKAAITNKKFNATAIQQANTLGVKLIGRAELIELLNKVQLKQLTLDEEIFKFYMSTSKSSVNI, from the coding sequence ATGAACTTTCTTAGTAGACTTTTTAAATCACATCCTGAAGTTAAAAATGTTTTCGATGGGATGAGCAATAGTCCTGCTTCTCAAAATTTAATTCAGCCTAGTTTTTTTTATGATGCTGTTTCATATTCTACTGGTGCACACAATGCCCTAAGTACACCTAGCGAACTGATGGATATTGCAACTGATCCTGCTAAGGGTAGTCAGCAGTTAATCTACTTAGCGCAGCTTGTCTCCGACGGGATTGCAATACTCAATGGTTCTGATGTAGTTATTTCTTGGGCTCATCTTTATGCCTTAGAAGCAGATATTGATCACGAAGATTCCATATATTTGTTATCACTTCCACAAATAGATAAATCATCTCCAGTTCTTGGTGAGGTAGGAACGGTGGCGGATAAATTCTTCAGGTTACGAATTGATGGTTGGCGTGAAGCCTCAGGTCGTAGCATCAGGCTTAGAAAGTGCCTTGGGGGCGCATTTGTTGATGGTTCAACATACTCACTTCAAACAAAAGAGTCTTGGGAGTTGATAGATTTTATTACTCGCCATCAAGGATTTGAAGACCAGTCACGCTCACAATCTGATAATGAAATATTGTGGGGTGAAGCACGTAAACTAGCCTTGTTGGCAAAAGCGGAGCTTTCACCATACCTATTCTCAACTATTGTTTTGGTCCCAAGTCTGCTAAAGATGCGTTATATCAGAGCGCAAGCCTTGGGTACTAGCGTTGTAACAATCGAACCCTATTTTGATGGAGCGCCTGATAATTGGATGGGTCAGTTTGATGCATTTAAATTCATCCCTGAACATAGTGATTTTCCAACCGCAACAGGTAAAACAAGAGTTATCTTTCCTGAGGCGATTAGAGATGTTCTTACAGTCATCAAAACACAATTTGATGGACGTAAGGTTGCTGGTAGTAAGGCCGAAGCATTTCTTAGAAATCCCTTCGCTTATCTTGGTGAAGCTGCCTCCAAAGTTTTAGATGAGAAGCAGATACAAGAAGCTAAGGAAGAAGCTGGAATTTACTCTACTCGAATTACGCTTTTTCCTGACATACAAAAAGGAACCATTGTAAGTGTTACTGCAACCATATATCAGAATCTTGAAGATGGGATGGCGAAGGCCGATAGATCAATTATTTCAACTGCCCATGAGCTTAACTTATTAATACAAGAAATTGAATCGGCTCTCTCGGAAGAGCGTCAATTTTTTACTTGGCGTAATTTTGTAATTGATGTTGATGGTGATCTTTATCAGACATTGGATAGCGCTAAGGTTTGGTTCAATGTTTGGAAAGATCAGGTAAAAAATTTCATAGACTTTAACGACATTTATGCTCTCGATAATTATGGTGGGCGAATTGATGGTATTGGAGTTGCAAAACCCATCTACTCAGCTTACATAAAAAAAGAGGGTGGAGATGACTCTTCTTGGGCGCCACCGCTTCTCGGTGTTTCATTAACTCCAGGCTCAGCACCTGTTTTTATAGCTGTTGATGAAATATGGGTAACGGAATTTGAGGCTAAGATTGAGCAGGCAAAGGCAGCAGGTGTCGACAAAGTTGCCGATCCCCGATTACCAATTCCTCTTTCAATACCTGAAGCTATTGATTTAGTAAAAGAGCTAAAGGTTTTGCTTGGGATTATTGGTTCAGGGGGTGATCCTCTGCCGCCTGGCCCAACTCCGCCAGGCCCAACTCCACCTGGCCCGACTCCACCTGGCCCGACTCCACCAGGTCCAACCCCGCCAGGCCCGACTCCACCTGGCCCGACTCCACCAAGTCCAAACCCGCCAGGAAAAGGTCGCAAAGAGACGCTCTTGGTGAAAGTAAATATTACACAGCTTGACTATAGTGAAACTGCGGCAGAGGAAATGCGTGCGGCAATACTTAAAGTGCCAGAAGGCTTTTCGCCTCAACTACCTACTGATCTGAAGAGTGAAATTAAGTTAAAAAAACATCAGTTAGATGGATTAGCTTGGATGCAGTACTTGTATTCAAAAGCTCCGGAATATTGTCGAGGTGCATTGTTGGCTGACGATATGGGGCTTGGAAAGACATTACAACTTCTATCATTGCTTTCTTGGTTTTATGAGCGCAATCCAGAGGCGCCGCCTTCATTAATTGTTGCGCCTCCAGTATTAATGCAAAACTGGAAGAATGAAGCTAAGAACTTTTTTAATAATTTTCCAGAGATATTGCTGCTTCATGCTGATGGGTTAAGTGCTAGAAGACAGCCCAAGCAATTTATTGATCAGTCATTACTTGATAAGAAGATTGCAAACCTATTAACGCCAAATTGGTTAGGTTCTGCGAAGGTGGTCTTAACTACATATGAAACTGTACGAGATTATGAGTTTAGTTTAGCTAGACAAGAATTTACGTTCATGATTTGTGATGAAGCTCAAAAAATTAAAACGCCAAATGCACAATCTACAACAGCGGCTAAAAAACAGAAGGCTAAATTTAGAATTGCTTGCACAGGAACGCCTGTAGAAAACAGTTTGGCAGATTTATGGTGCTTGTTTGACTTTATACAGCCTGGATTGCTTGGGGCTCTAGATGAATTCGGTAGAACATATAGAAAACCGATTGAGGCTAAGGAAGCCGGCGATGAAAAGGCGGCAGAAGTAATCGAAAATCTGCGTGCAATAGTTAGCCCTCAGATTTTAAGAAGAATGAAGAGTGATATTGCTGATGAGTTGCCTCAGAAGATATTAGTTTCAAATGATGAATATGAGTTTGATGGAGCTCTTAGGAAAAGGTTATCTGTTCCCATTTCAAATCATCAGAGAAATTTATATGCGCAGGGATTGCGTCAAATTGCAGCAGCAGCTCAAGAAAAGGATGCAAGAAGAAGGTCAAATATTTCTTTTGCAGTTCTCCATTTTGTAAGAGCTTTGTGTTCCGAACCCTATTGTCTCCCAAAGACCACTTTTGCTATAGATACAAATGGGGTCGACACTCATTTAAATAATGCTCCTAAATTGAAGTGGTTATTGAGTACGCTGGAAATGATTGCACAAAAGCAAGAGAAAGTGATCATATTTACAGATATCAAGGAAATTCAAAGATCATTAGTTCTGTTTATACGTAAACGCTTTGATTTTTCAGCGCAGATCATTAATGGAGATATTGATGATCGACAGGATTTAATTGATGCGTTCCAATCACGCGACGGTTTTGGCGTAATCATTCTCTCTCCATTGGCTGTTGGCTTTGGAGTAAACATAGTTTCAGCCAATCATGTGATCCATTTCACGAGAACGTGGAATCCGGCTAAAGAAGGCCAAGCAACAGATAGGGCATATCGTATTGGGCAGACTAAGGATGTATATGTTTATTGCCCAACTATCACAGCTGAAGACTTTGTGACCTTTGACGCTAAGTTAGATCGATTAATGACTTTAAAGATGGATCTTGCTGGGGATATGTTAGATGGGGTGGGTTCTGATATACCATCCGGAACATTAATGCCAGATAGTGGCCCTGGTGGAATTAAAGTTGATGCAGATAAGTTGGTTGATATAAACCGTGTCGATACTCTGGATGGGGCTACATTTGAGGTATTTTGTCAGCTACTATTTGGCGCCTATCCAAATAAAGCCTACATTACCCAAAAACAAAGAGGTGATGGCGGCATTGATATTGTTGTTATTGGTATCGATGGCAAAGGTATGATTGGTCAGTGTAAACACAGCACGCAAGATGAGCTAGGGTGGGATGCAGTCAAAGAAGTTACCGCTGGAAGTCCGGCTTATCAGGCAAGGCATCCGGGCGTAATATTCCAGAAGGCTGCAATTACTAATAAGAAATTTAATGCAACTGCAATTCAGCAGGCCAACACTCTTGGAGTAAAGCTAATAGGAAGAGCTGAGTTGATTGAATTGTTGAATAAAGTCCAGCTTAAGCAATTAACTCTGGATGAAGAAATTTTTAAGTTCTATATGAGTACGTCTAAATCTTCGGTGAATATATGA
- the zorA gene encoding anti-phage ZorAB system protein ZorA produces the protein MSFLVHLNWLILAPVVGIIGYLLFQFIAQYLRPAKKLQLELIKIADGLLKYKKENIQILEISNLNPIFSEEPFKHLWAEYEDTLHLVRTPDGEPISMRATSTSEVYFSKESVVDTQIEADFYRHLPGILTGIGIVGTFSGLVWGLHLFDADSPETLGLLLQEVTSAFIGSGLAIFAAIGITYFEKTTLNKCYRLLETVNNRIDDLFSKGVGEEYLYRLVSASEKSSANTASLKDALIDDLKQLMHEVADKQINAQLQSAQNFSSQVSGAIKESLDAPMKDLMDVVARASGEQGGAVTGMLENLLSAFMAKIDETFGSQIQNINTAIQKSSDSMTMVQEAMTRLITDISGAGQKATSEMSAKMEESMSKAALAQEQMNQQLRSFVEELRNLILEQQNQTKQAMDETMQNILSELEKSISVISAERENQAIADKARADRLVEETEGLYSGLTDNVVQLMTDVKNAAFKTEENIRAIQNAATGAISGMNDGALVMRDAADRFSKAGDSIGGVFDKSRVVTDQLEQTASTLQMASSSVRTAFEKYDESRESVQGYVLQLQTLVENAKKEAGLSTQMLSDLERILGSLQAAEKQSTDYLNQVNSVLKGSFQQFGQEMVAQVEALKVSSDTLLTGSLSALEGAVQSMLMSVAKLKKSE, from the coding sequence ATGAGTTTTTTAGTACATTTAAATTGGCTAATTTTGGCGCCAGTTGTAGGGATTATTGGCTATCTCTTATTTCAATTCATTGCCCAATATCTACGGCCAGCAAAAAAACTTCAATTGGAACTGATAAAGATAGCAGATGGGTTGCTGAAATATAAGAAGGAGAATATTCAAATATTAGAAATATCTAATTTGAATCCCATCTTTTCGGAAGAGCCGTTTAAGCATTTATGGGCCGAATATGAGGATACCTTGCATCTAGTTCGCACGCCGGATGGTGAACCAATCTCCATGCGTGCAACATCGACTTCTGAAGTTTACTTCTCCAAAGAATCAGTGGTAGATACACAAATTGAAGCTGATTTTTATAGGCATTTGCCTGGCATTTTGACTGGAATTGGTATTGTTGGAACGTTTAGTGGATTAGTTTGGGGGCTGCATCTATTTGATGCAGACAGTCCCGAGACCTTAGGTTTATTACTTCAAGAGGTTACATCAGCATTTATTGGATCAGGCTTAGCAATCTTTGCTGCAATTGGGATTACCTATTTTGAGAAGACAACATTAAATAAATGCTACCGCTTACTAGAAACAGTTAATAACCGAATTGATGATTTATTTTCTAAAGGTGTTGGCGAGGAATATCTATATAGATTGGTTAGCGCATCTGAAAAAAGTTCAGCCAATACAGCAAGTCTTAAAGATGCATTGATTGATGATTTAAAGCAGTTAATGCACGAGGTAGCGGATAAGCAAATAAATGCTCAACTTCAATCGGCACAAAACTTCTCATCGCAAGTATCGGGCGCTATTAAAGAGAGCCTCGATGCTCCGATGAAGGATTTAATGGATGTAGTGGCCAGAGCTTCAGGAGAGCAGGGCGGCGCTGTTACCGGTATGCTAGAGAACTTGCTAAGCGCATTCATGGCAAAAATTGATGAGACCTTTGGATCTCAAATTCAAAATATCAATACTGCAATTCAGAAATCATCGGATTCGATGACCATGGTTCAGGAGGCAATGACTCGATTAATTACGGATATTTCAGGTGCTGGTCAAAAAGCTACATCTGAAATGTCAGCCAAGATGGAAGAGTCAATGTCCAAGGCTGCTCTTGCACAAGAGCAGATGAATCAACAGCTACGAAGTTTTGTAGAGGAATTGCGTAATTTAATTTTGGAGCAGCAAAATCAAACTAAGCAGGCGATGGATGAGACTATGCAAAATATTCTATCCGAGCTTGAAAAGTCAATTTCTGTAATTTCTGCCGAAAGGGAAAATCAAGCTATTGCCGATAAAGCGCGGGCAGATCGTTTGGTGGAAGAAACAGAAGGTCTTTATAGCGGATTAACTGATAATGTTGTTCAGTTAATGACTGACGTAAAGAACGCAGCCTTTAAGACCGAAGAAAATATCAGAGCTATTCAGAATGCTGCAACTGGCGCTATTTCAGGAATGAATGACGGTGCGCTTGTGATGCGAGATGCGGCGGATAGATTTTCTAAGGCTGGAGATAGTATAGGTGGTGTGTTTGATAAGAGCCGTGTAGTAACGGATCAATTGGAGCAAACAGCCTCCACACTTCAGATGGCTTCTTCATCGGTAAGAACGGCATTTGAGAAGTATGATGAGTCTCGTGAATCTGTTCAGGGTTATGTACTACAGCTGCAGACCCTTGTAGAAAATGCTAAAAAAGAGGCTGGTCTAAGTACTCAAATGCTTTCTGACTTAGAAAGAATTTTGGGTTCATTGCAGGCCGCTGAAAAACAAAGCACTGATTATTTAAATCAAGTTAATTCTGTGCTCAAAGGCTCATTCCAGCAGTTTGGACAAGAAATGGTTGCCCAGGTTGAGGCGCTAAAAGTTTCATCAGATACCTTACTCACTGGCTCATTAAGTGCCTTAGAGGGTGCTGTGCAGTCAATGTTGATGTCGGTTGCCAAGCTCAAGAAGTCTGAATAA
- a CDS encoding HAD domain-containing protein produces MHKEKLIFLDFDGVLHPTHFAGESPFSRAALLEESFNLLSPKIVISSSWRFTDNLEKLQKTLPTFISSLIIGATGAAVIGKHPRFTEIQNYLQSYGSADWRALDDSYWEFPNPCTRLIRCNPNTGIADRQILELNQWLIQG; encoded by the coding sequence GTGCATAAGGAAAAGCTAATCTTTTTAGATTTTGATGGAGTTTTACATCCAACTCACTTTGCGGGTGAATCTCCATTCTCACGCGCAGCTCTTTTAGAGGAATCTTTTAACTTGCTATCACCCAAGATTGTGATTTCATCTAGCTGGCGCTTTACCGATAATCTTGAAAAACTACAAAAGACCTTACCTACTTTTATTTCATCCCTCATTATTGGTGCCACTGGAGCAGCAGTAATTGGCAAACATCCGCGCTTCACGGAAATTCAGAATTACTTACAGAGTTACGGATCAGCAGATTGGAGAGCGCTTGATGATTCTTATTGGGAATTTCCAAATCCTTGTACCAGACTAATCCGCTGCAATCCTAATACCGGTATTGCTGATAGACAAATACTGGAACTCAACCAATGGCTCATTCAGGGTTAG
- a CDS encoding DUF3857 and transglutaminase domain-containing protein → MKFAIQSISSLAAVLMGFLLLANVGITSAGRGELESLSAVERAIITETIQADGTVVEIDELTTLVKSQLVVDSESQADLPYNSTLSKLEVLDAYTITPKGEKIPVAANAIRTVEDDNSSGAAMFSDQKHKIIIFPKVTPGSKTYYKTKLTTYKPLLPGYFYTRLIFSPNVEVRSYEYNLSYPEDLKLYTDIKDVKQTRDEVVGGVRYVSYTYENLKMKKKEPYQVSSNDYAPHIYISSFPSQEAFAKAYEERIKGKFIITPEIQKQADEITKGLEKKVQNDPKLDLKKEQAKAIYHWVARNIRYVAIYLSDGGIVPHDANSVLKNRYGDCKDHNALLITLLAAKGIEATSALINSGNAYVLPKYPVFGPFNHVITYIPAWNLYLDSTDEMASYGTLPSDEMDKPVLLTKLAKVGRTPKPKKEDSEMATGIFMQIEKDGRITGKAHTMYFGSAAISARYKYEGAETSYSEKLVKNQLAKFRQTGEGKITTSYVYDLDKPFTTDTEFTLDAIANVPGPGAMTVPIGLAPGELAAIASDRPPEKFTVPYICSTRMVGESYQIRFPSNTKVTRIPPNVSYKKAGIEYEATYNEVKNNIFVIRKLAIQRPGAVCQPEELQNWKDFYQVFIKDMRGQIFYE, encoded by the coding sequence ATGAAATTTGCAATTCAATCAATTAGTAGTCTTGCGGCAGTCCTTATGGGATTCTTATTGCTCGCCAATGTTGGCATAACCAGCGCAGGCAGAGGTGAGCTCGAATCACTTTCTGCTGTTGAAAGAGCCATCATCACAGAAACTATTCAGGCCGATGGTACGGTTGTCGAGATTGATGAACTCACTACCTTGGTGAAATCGCAGTTAGTCGTTGACTCTGAGTCACAAGCCGACTTGCCATATAACTCCACGCTATCTAAGCTGGAAGTGCTTGATGCCTACACAATCACCCCTAAGGGAGAAAAAATTCCGGTAGCCGCCAATGCAATACGCACAGTAGAGGATGACAATAGCTCAGGCGCAGCTATGTTCTCCGATCAAAAACACAAGATCATCATCTTTCCAAAGGTAACACCGGGATCTAAAACCTATTACAAGACGAAGCTCACGACCTACAAGCCACTATTGCCAGGTTATTTCTATACCAGGCTGATCTTCTCGCCTAATGTGGAGGTGAGGTCTTATGAGTACAACCTCAGTTATCCGGAAGATTTAAAGCTGTATACCGATATTAAAGACGTTAAACAAACGAGAGATGAAGTGGTTGGTGGCGTACGTTATGTGAGCTACACATATGAAAACCTCAAGATGAAGAAAAAAGAACCATATCAGGTCTCTAGTAACGACTATGCTCCCCATATTTATATTTCCAGCTTCCCAAGTCAAGAGGCTTTTGCCAAGGCATATGAAGAGCGCATTAAAGGTAAATTCATCATCACCCCAGAGATTCAGAAACAAGCTGATGAGATAACTAAAGGGCTAGAGAAGAAGGTTCAAAATGATCCAAAACTCGACCTAAAAAAAGAACAGGCCAAGGCGATCTATCACTGGGTAGCCAGAAATATTCGTTATGTAGCTATCTACCTTTCTGATGGTGGAATCGTGCCACACGATGCCAATAGCGTGCTGAAAAATCGCTATGGTGACTGCAAAGATCACAACGCACTCTTAATCACTTTATTAGCAGCCAAGGGCATCGAAGCAACCAGCGCATTAATTAACTCAGGTAATGCTTATGTACTCCCTAAATACCCAGTCTTCGGGCCTTTTAATCATGTCATCACCTATATCCCAGCCTGGAATCTATATCTAGACTCGACCGATGAGATGGCGAGCTACGGCACGTTGCCCTCGGATGAGATGGATAAGCCTGTACTACTCACTAAATTAGCAAAGGTAGGGCGCACACCCAAGCCTAAGAAAGAAGATAGCGAGATGGCTACTGGTATCTTTATGCAGATTGAGAAAGATGGGCGGATTACCGGTAAGGCACACACTATGTATTTTGGAAGTGCAGCAATCAGTGCTCGTTATAAATATGAGGGTGCTGAAACATCCTACTCAGAAAAGCTAGTAAAAAACCAGTTAGCTAAATTTAGGCAAACAGGTGAAGGCAAGATCACCACTAGCTATGTCTATGACCTTGATAAACCCTTTACAACTGACACTGAGTTCACCTTAGACGCCATTGCAAATGTGCCAGGACCAGGCGCAATGACAGTGCCTATTGGCTTAGCGCCTGGAGAGTTGGCTGCCATTGCCAGTGATAGGCCGCCTGAGAAATTTACAGTTCCATATATCTGTTCCACCAGAATGGTAGGAGAGTCATACCAGATCAGATTTCCTAGCAACACCAAGGTAACGCGTATTCCACCTAATGTAAGCTACAAAAAAGCCGGCATTGAATATGAAGCCACCTATAACGAAGTCAAGAACAATATCTTTGTTATTAGAAAGCTAGCCATTCAAAGACCGGGAGCAGTCTGCCAGCCAGAAGAGCTGCAGAACTGGAAAGACTTCTATCAAGTCTTCATTAAAGATATGCGTGGGCAGATTTTTTATGAGTAA